In Mangifera indica cultivar Alphonso unplaced genomic scaffold, CATAS_Mindica_2.1 Un_0005, whole genome shotgun sequence, a single window of DNA contains:
- the LOC123205418 gene encoding programmed cell death protein 2-like: MSKVILGLPGPWADDNREPSDHYTSKIGGLPDWPFDTESLNRNLLQCAACGSKLCLVAQVYAPIASESFRVEERVVFVFGCVKLNCGSSPLSWRAFRVQKLDASMELCSASEEVVPLNISSVSGLKKNLWDSFDDDDDDDDVDLEELGRALSEASSLASHSKKPNVNQHSKSIVKPSPLSQQKRVVDVDSPVVPCFYLYSQEVPSSKDVASICSNYSSLSLKERQSDVDDQVQEERWEEERYEYDKALTVDRTYLKFKKQLDAHPEQCFRYSYGSKPLMATTEEEDPGRCGLCGGSRHFEMQLMSPLIYFLQEATDDSQKYSLENWNWMTLIVYTCSKSCSNSVDREKSNNGGWIVTEEAVVVQFEKSLNQSAQLNYFS, from the exons ATGAGTAAAGTTATCCTCGGCTTGCCCGGACCTTGGGCTGACGATAACCGTGAGCCCTCCGATCACTACACCTCAAAAATCGGCGGACTTCCT GACTGGCCCTTTGATACGGAGAGTTTAAACCGTAATTTGCTTCAGTGTGCTGCTTGTGGAAGTAAACTCTGTCTTGTTGCTcag GTTTATGCTCCGATTGCAAGTGAGAGTTTCAGGGTTGAAGAGCGTGTTGTATTTGTTTTTGGATGTGTAAAGTTGAACTGTGGGAGCAGTCCCCTTAG TTGGAGAGCTTTTCGTGTTCAGAAATTAGATGCTTCAATGGAACTATGTAGTGCCTCTGAAGAAGTGGTTCCTTTGAATATATCATCTGTTTCAGGTCTGAAAAAAAACTTGTGGGAtagttttgatgatgatgatgacgatgatgatgtgGATTTGGAGGAATTAGGTAGAGCACTGTCTGAAGCATCAAGCTTGGCTTCTCATTCCAAGAAACCTAATGTTAATCAGCATTCTAAGTCTATTGTGAAGCCTTCACCTTTGAGCCAACAGAAAAGAGTTGTAGATGTTGATTCACCAG TTGTGCCCTGCTTTTACCTTTATAGTCAGGAAGTGCCATCATCGAAGGATGTTGCTTCTATATGTTCAAACTACTCTTCACTTTCCCTTAAGGAGAGACAAAGTGATGTTGATGATCAGGTACAAGAAGAAAGGTGGGAAGAGGAACGCTATGAATATGATAAAGCTTTGACTGTAGATAGGACATACCTAAAGTTCAAGAAACAGTTGGATGCTCACCCAGAACAATGTTTCAG ATATTCGTATGGCAGCAAGCCCCTTATGGCTACAACAGAGGAGGAAGACCCTGGAAGGTGCGGGCTCTGTGGAGGTTCAAGGCATTTTGAAATGCAGCTGATGTCcccattaatatattttctacaaGAAGCTACTGATGATAGTCAAAAATATTCTTTGGAGAACTGGAATTGGATGACACTCATTGTGTATACTTGTTCTAAG AGCTGTTCCAACTCAGTGGATCGAGAAAAGTCCAACAATGGGGGCTGGATTGTGACAGAGGAGGCTGTTGTAGTACAATTTGAGAAATCCTTAAATCAATCTGCTCAGCTTAACTATTTCTCGTGA
- the LOC123205429 gene encoding DNA-directed RNA polymerase II subunit 4-like, with the protein MSGEEEENAAELKIGEEFLRAKCLMNCEVALILEHKYEQLQQTSDDPMNQVSQVFEKSLQYVKRFSRYKNPDAVRQVREILSRYQLAEFELCVLGNLCPETVEEAIAMVPSIKTKGRAHDDEAIEKMVNDLSLIKKFE; encoded by the exons ATGTCtggggaagaagaagagaatgcGGCCGAGCTTAAGATCGGAGAGG AATTTTTGAGGGCCAAGTGTTTGATGAATTGTGAAGTTGCTTTGATTCTTGAACACAAGTATGAGCAGCTTCAGCAGACGTCTGATGATCCCATGAATCAAGTCTCCCA GGTGTTTGAGAAATCACTGCAGTATGTGAAGCGCTTCAGTCGATATAAGAATCCTGATGCTGTCAGACAAGTAAGAGA AATCCTGAGTAGATACCAGTTGGCTGAATTCGAG CTATGTGTGCTTGGCAACCTGTGTCCTGAAACTGTGGAGGAAGCCATCGCTATGGTACCTTCTATCAAG ACCAAAGGGCGTGCTCACGATGATGAGGCAATTGAGAAAATGGTGAATGACCTGTCACTAATCAAGAAGTTTGAGTAG
- the LOC123205427 gene encoding alkane hydroxylase MAH1-like translates to MPLLVAYLQCMILVFIFFLVINFYRKRNKLVLRHLPIFGILPEVLFDFHLFHDKLSKILRTRKGTILINYWLSPYNILITSDPANVHYMLTTNFSRYPKGSEWRKRFDVFGRGLFNSDFEEWTLQRKAARGFFTHTKFHQLTAKIVPEIIEKGVIPVLEYACKNNLQVDLQDLLKRYAFDYATIIATGCNPKSLSIGMPEIPFSKAFADAGEAIFFRHFVPETLWKLQRWLRIGKERKYRDGWRVINEFYQNLLVKQDEPRKDEESFNVLNLYLNRNAIVLPRDNDEEIMRDNVISIIFAGEDTTSTALTWFFWLVSQNPKAISKIREEIKLNATPKDANKGDEDRPRLFNFDELSNLVYLHAALCESLRLFPSIPYETRTPTQQDQLPSGHRVNEKTFVIICAYAMGRMETVWGEDCYEFKPERWITDDGGIKHEPSHKFFAFSTRPRMCLGKEIAFVIMKAIAAAIIYNYDIQVLENPPVIPSLSISLRMKHGLMVKINRKSY, encoded by the coding sequence ATGCCTTTACTTGTAGCCTACCTTCAATGCATGATCTTggtctttattttctttcttgttattaatttttacagAAAGAGAAACAAGCTGGTCCTCCGCCACTTGCCCATCTTCGGAATTTTGCCTGAAGTGCTTTTTGATTTCCACCTCTTCCATGACAAACTCAGTAAAATTTTGAGGACTAGAAAGGGCACAATTCTCATCAATTACTGGCTCTCCCCTTACAATATCTTAATCACTAGTGATCCTGCCAATGTTCACTACATGCTCACCACAAACTTCTCAAGATATCCCAAAGGTTCTGAATGGCGAAAGCGATTCGACGTTTTTGGCCGTGGCCTTTTCAATTCTGATTTTGAAGAATGGACGCTACAGAGAAAAGCTGCCCGTGGATTCTTTACTCACACGAAATTTCATCAGCTCACTGCAAAAATCGTCCCGGAAATTATTGAGAAGGGAGTCATCCCTGTTTTGGAATACGCctgtaaaaataatttacaagtgGATTTGCAGGATTTGTTGAAGAGGTATGCATTTGATTATGCGACGATTATCGCCACCGGATGTAACCCGAAATCTCTTTCTATTGGAATGCCGGAAATTCCATTTTCAAAGGCGTTTGCTGATGCGGGTGAAGCGATATTTTTCAGGCATTTTGTACCGGAAACGCTGTGGAAGTTGCAAAGATGGTTGAGAATtggcaaagaaagaaaatacagAGATGGGTGGAGGGTTATTAATGAGTTTTACCAGAATCTTCTGGTTAAACAAGATGAACCCAGAAAAGATGAAGAGAGTTTCAATGTCCTGAACCTTTACCTGAACCGAAATGCTATCGTTCTACCTAGAGATAATGATGAGGAGATCATGAGAGACAACGTAATCAGCATCATTTTCGCCGGCGAAGACACAACAAGTACTGCACTTACTTGGTTCTTCTGGTTGGTCTCACAGAACCCGAAAGCTATCAGCAAAATCAGAGAAGAAATTAAACTCAATGCAACGCCAAAAGACGCCAACAAGGGCGATGAGGATCGTCCTCGTTTGTTCAATTTCGATGAGCTGAGCAACCTTGTTTATCTGCATGCAGCTTTATGCGAATCCCTGAGGCTGTTCCCCTCGATTCCTTATGAAACCAGGACGCCAACACAGCAAGACCAGCTTCCAAGCGGGCATAGAGTGAACGAGAAGACATTTGTGATAATTTGTGCGTATGCAATGGGGAGAATGGAGACGGTGTGGGGCGAAGACTGCTATGAATTCAAGCCGGAGAGATGGATAACAGACGATGGAGGGATTAAGCATGAGCCATCGCACAAGTTTTTTGCCTTCAGTACGAGGCCAAGAATGTGTCTGGGCAAAGAAATTGCTTTTGTTATAATGAAAGCCATTGCAGCAGCTATAATATATAACTATGATATTCAAGTGCTAGAAAATCCGCCTGTGATTCCTAGTCTCAGTATCAGTTTACGCATGAAACATGGATTAATGGTTAAGATTAATAGGAAATCGTACTGA